A single Bacillus sp. HMF5848 DNA region contains:
- a CDS encoding PolC-type DNA polymerase III, whose amino-acid sequence MEERNQEKKERLQVLLQQLQLTDDQLVPYFSGGEISKLEVSRANKSWHFYLRFVNILPAKVYEKFASALDKSFSHIASVRFSIETDSHEATPKLIQDYWPLCVQQLQGVSPLLQSLLQSQVPDVQGSKLFISTRNDTEANAVKKKYSLLISDVYKHFGFLNVVIDTTVQLSEEDMQQFHQEREKEDQQRALQAFIEMEKDKETADKAVHVNEGPLMIGYAIKGNVEIKQMVEINEEEKSIVVEGYIFNSEAKELRSGRTLLTFKVTDYTSSFIVKMFSRDKEQVPLLQSIKKGMWVKVRGRVEFDTFLRDLVIMASDINEIIPPVRNDQAPEGDKRVELHLHTPMSAMDAVTSVSQLVSQAKKWGHSAIAITDHGGAQSFPEAYAAGKKNDIKILYGLEANLVDDGVPIAYNDVDRLLETSTYVVFDVETTGLSAVYDTIIELAAVKMRDGEIIDRYMSFANPHHRLSATTIDLTGITDEMVQDAPDVSQVLHEFFDWCDDAILVAHNASFDIGFLNAGYQKLGLDKVKNPVIDTLELGRFLYPHLKNHRLNTLCKQFDIDLTQHHRAIYDAEATGYLLAKMLKDAKEQDINNHNELNNSMGNKSSFKRARPYHCTILAQNEVGLKNLFKLVSISHLEYFYRVPRIPRSVLQKHREGLLIGSGCDKGEVFEAMMQKGIDEARNVAAFYDYLEVQPPAVYKHLLQLELVRDQKAMEEIICNIIKVGKELEKLVVATGNVHYLDKNDKVYRKILVNSQGGANPLNRHELPDVHFRTTNEMLTEFSFLDKQTAHEIVVSNTQKIAEQIDVIKPIKDDLYTPKIEGADDEVRNMSYSRARSIYGDELPELVEARLEKELKSIIGHGFAVIYLISHKLVKKSLDDGYLVGSRGSVGSSFVATMTEITEVNPLPPHYVCPSCKQSEFFNDGSVGSGFDLPDKTCPTCDIPYKKDGHDIPFETFLGFKGDKVPDIDLNFSGEYQPVAHNYTKVLFGEEYVYRAGTIGTVADKTAFGFVKGYVTDNDMNVRGAEIERLASGCTGVKRTTGQHPGGIIVVPDYMDIYDFSPIQFPADDSGSEWKTTHFDFHSIHDNLLKLDILGHDDPTVIRMLQDLSGIDPKTIPTDDPEVMKIFSNTDSLGVTQEQIMCKTGTLGIPEFGTRFVRQMLEDTKPTTFSELVQISGLSHGTDVWLGNAQELIHNNTCTLSDVIGCRDDIMVYLIYKGLEPSLAFKIMESVRKGKGLSDEFISEMKKNNVPEWYIQSCLKIKYMFPKAHAAAYVLMAVRIAYFKVHFALLYYAAYFTVRADDFDIETMVRGSAAIRARIEEINEKGLDAAPKEKSLLTVLELALEMCERGFSFAKIDLYRSSASEFIIDGDKLIPPFNSIPGLGTNVAVNIVKARQEGEFLSKEDLQQRGKVSKTIIEYLERQGCLDSLPDQNQLSLF is encoded by the coding sequence ATGGAGGAAAGGAATCAAGAAAAAAAAGAGAGACTTCAAGTATTACTGCAACAACTGCAACTAACTGATGATCAATTAGTCCCTTATTTTTCTGGGGGAGAAATTAGTAAACTTGAAGTGAGCCGAGCTAATAAATCGTGGCATTTTTATTTGCGTTTTGTAAATATATTACCAGCCAAAGTGTATGAAAAGTTTGCTAGTGCATTAGATAAATCTTTTTCCCATATAGCTTCTGTTCGGTTTTCTATTGAAACAGACTCACACGAAGCAACACCGAAACTCATCCAAGACTACTGGCCTTTGTGTGTGCAACAGCTTCAAGGTGTCTCGCCTTTACTTCAATCGTTATTACAGAGTCAGGTCCCTGATGTCCAAGGGTCTAAGTTATTTATCTCTACACGCAACGACACAGAAGCAAACGCAGTTAAAAAAAAGTATAGTTTACTTATTTCCGATGTGTATAAACATTTTGGGTTTTTAAATGTTGTTATAGATACGACAGTTCAATTGTCTGAAGAGGATATGCAGCAATTTCATCAAGAACGAGAAAAAGAAGACCAACAGAGGGCATTGCAAGCGTTTATTGAGATGGAAAAAGATAAAGAAACAGCAGACAAAGCAGTTCATGTTAATGAAGGTCCTCTAATGATAGGCTATGCTATCAAGGGCAATGTTGAAATTAAGCAAATGGTTGAAATTAATGAAGAGGAAAAAAGTATCGTTGTAGAAGGGTACATCTTTAATTCTGAAGCTAAAGAATTACGAAGTGGGCGAACATTGTTGACCTTTAAAGTAACTGATTACACTAGTTCTTTTATTGTAAAAATGTTCTCACGTGATAAAGAACAAGTACCTCTTCTTCAATCAATTAAAAAAGGTATGTGGGTCAAGGTTCGTGGACGTGTCGAATTTGACACATTTTTACGTGATTTAGTAATAATGGCAAGTGACATCAATGAGATTATTCCACCTGTTCGTAATGACCAAGCCCCAGAAGGTGATAAAAGAGTAGAGCTTCATTTGCATACACCAATGAGTGCTATGGATGCTGTAACATCAGTTAGTCAACTAGTTTCTCAAGCTAAAAAATGGGGGCATAGTGCCATTGCTATTACTGACCATGGCGGTGCTCAATCTTTTCCAGAAGCATATGCTGCTGGGAAAAAGAATGATATAAAAATACTATATGGTCTAGAGGCTAACCTAGTTGATGATGGAGTACCAATTGCCTATAATGACGTTGACCGTTTATTAGAAACATCTACGTATGTGGTGTTCGACGTAGAAACAACAGGGTTATCTGCTGTATACGACACAATTATTGAGCTTGCAGCAGTAAAGATGCGTGATGGAGAAATTATAGATAGATATATGTCCTTTGCAAACCCGCATCACAGATTATCAGCTACAACAATTGATTTAACAGGAATTACAGACGAAATGGTCCAAGATGCACCTGATGTTTCGCAAGTGTTACATGAATTTTTTGATTGGTGTGATGATGCAATACTAGTTGCTCATAATGCGAGCTTTGATATCGGCTTTTTAAATGCAGGTTATCAAAAGCTAGGACTTGATAAAGTGAAAAACCCTGTTATTGATACGTTAGAATTGGGGAGATTTTTATATCCTCATTTAAAAAATCACCGTTTAAATACTCTCTGTAAACAGTTTGATATAGACCTTACTCAACATCACCGTGCCATTTATGATGCTGAGGCAACCGGTTATTTACTCGCCAAAATGCTAAAAGATGCGAAAGAACAAGATATCAATAATCATAATGAACTGAATAATAGTATGGGTAACAAATCATCATTTAAACGTGCAAGACCTTATCACTGTACGATTCTCGCACAAAACGAAGTGGGATTAAAAAATCTATTTAAATTAGTTTCAATTTCACATTTAGAGTATTTTTATCGAGTACCTCGTATACCTAGATCTGTATTACAAAAGCATCGTGAAGGGTTGCTAATTGGTTCTGGTTGTGACAAAGGTGAGGTATTTGAGGCTATGATGCAAAAAGGTATCGATGAGGCTCGAAATGTTGCAGCTTTTTATGATTATTTAGAGGTACAGCCTCCTGCTGTTTATAAGCATTTGTTACAGCTTGAGCTGGTGCGTGACCAAAAAGCTATGGAAGAGATTATATGTAACATTATTAAAGTTGGAAAAGAACTTGAAAAGCTTGTTGTTGCTACAGGAAACGTGCATTATTTGGATAAAAACGACAAAGTTTATCGTAAAATCCTTGTTAACTCACAAGGTGGTGCCAACCCTTTAAATCGTCATGAATTGCCGGATGTTCATTTCAGAACAACAAATGAAATGCTAACAGAGTTCTCATTTTTAGATAAGCAAACCGCTCATGAAATTGTTGTTAGTAACACGCAAAAGATTGCGGAGCAAATTGATGTTATCAAGCCTATAAAAGACGACCTGTACACACCAAAAATTGAAGGTGCAGATGATGAAGTGCGTAATATGAGTTATTCTCGTGCACGCTCCATCTACGGTGACGAACTTCCAGAATTAGTGGAAGCACGACTAGAAAAAGAGTTGAAAAGCATTATAGGTCATGGATTTGCGGTTATTTATTTGATTTCGCACAAGCTCGTTAAAAAATCATTGGACGACGGATACCTTGTTGGTTCACGTGGATCTGTAGGTTCTTCATTTGTTGCAACTATGACAGAAATTACTGAGGTGAATCCTTTACCACCTCATTATGTATGCCCATCATGTAAGCAATCTGAGTTTTTCAATGATGGATCAGTAGGCTCTGGGTTTGACTTGCCAGACAAGACTTGTCCTACATGTGATATTCCTTACAAAAAAGATGGACATGATATCCCGTTCGAAACATTCCTTGGTTTCAAAGGAGATAAAGTTCCGGATATTGATTTGAACTTCTCTGGAGAATATCAACCTGTTGCTCATAACTACACTAAAGTACTGTTTGGTGAAGAGTATGTATATCGTGCTGGTACTATTGGAACTGTAGCGGATAAGACCGCGTTTGGATTTGTTAAAGGATATGTAACTGATAATGACATGAACGTTCGAGGCGCAGAAATTGAGCGACTTGCTTCAGGGTGCACAGGTGTTAAGCGAACGACAGGGCAGCATCCTGGTGGAATTATTGTTGTTCCTGATTATATGGACATTTATGATTTTTCACCTATTCAATTTCCAGCCGATGATTCTGGGTCTGAGTGGAAAACGACTCACTTCGACTTCCATTCTATTCATGACAACTTGCTTAAGCTTGATATACTTGGGCACGATGATCCGACTGTAATTCGCATGCTTCAGGACTTAAGTGGAATTGATCCGAAAACTATACCAACAGATGACCCTGAGGTTATGAAAATATTTAGTAACACTGATTCATTAGGTGTCACGCAAGAACAGATTATGTGTAAAACAGGTACGCTCGGTATTCCTGAGTTTGGAACAAGGTTTGTGAGACAAATGCTAGAGGATACTAAGCCAACGACATTTTCCGAGTTAGTACAAATTTCCGGACTATCTCACGGAACAGACGTATGGCTTGGTAATGCACAAGAGTTGATCCATAATAATACTTGTACACTTAGTGATGTTATCGGCTGTCGTGATGATATAATGGTATACCTTATTTATAAAGGCTTAGAGCCTTCGTTAGCGTTTAAAATAATGGAGTCTGTTCGTAAAGGAAAAGGTCTCTCAGATGAATTTATATCAGAAATGAAAAAGAATAATGTTCCAGAATGGTATATACAATCCTGTTTAAAAATTAAATATATGTTCCCTAAGGCTCATGCTGCTGCATATGTATTAATGGCAGTAAGAATCGCTTATTTTAAGGTGCACTTTGCATTATTGTATTATGCAGCGTACTTTACGGTAAGAGCTGATGATTTTGATATTGAGACAATGGTTCGGGGCTCTGCTGCAATTAGAGCAAGAATTGAAGAAATAAATGAAAAAGGTCTGGATGCAGCTCCAAAGGAGAAGAGTTTATTAACAGTATTAGAGCTTGCTCTAGAAATGTGTGAAAGAGGCTTCTCATTTGCTAAAATTGACTTGTATCGTTCGAGCGCTTCAGAATTTATTATTGATGGAGATAAACTCATCCCACCATTTAATTCTATTCCAGGTTTAGGTACAAACGTTGCAGTTAATATTGTAAAAGCAAGACAAGAGGGAGAGTTTTTATCTAAAGAAGATTTACAACAGCGTGGTAAAGTTTCAAAAACAATTATAGAGTATTTAGAGCGCCAGGGGTGTCTTGATTCATTACCTGATCAAAATCAATTATCACTTTTCTAA
- the rimP gene encoding ribosome maturation factor RimP, with protein MSKVIEIIEELVAPIVDELNLELVDIEYVKEGKSWFLRVFIDKEDGIDIEECGIVSEKLSEKLDELDPIPHNYYLEVSSPGAERPLKKESDFTKSIGKRVFIKTYEPIQNEKEFEGELTSFDGETVVVTVMIKTRKKVIEIPYNKIALARLAISFS; from the coding sequence ATGAGCAAGGTCATTGAAATAATTGAAGAACTTGTTGCACCAATTGTAGATGAACTAAATTTAGAACTAGTTGACATTGAATATGTGAAAGAAGGAAAAAGCTGGTTTCTTCGCGTTTTTATTGATAAAGAAGATGGCATTGATATTGAGGAGTGCGGCATTGTAAGTGAAAAGCTTAGTGAAAAGCTAGATGAATTAGACCCAATACCGCATAATTATTATCTTGAAGTGTCTTCACCTGGTGCTGAAAGACCTTTGAAAAAAGAGAGTGATTTTACGAAATCAATTGGAAAGCGTGTGTTCATAAAAACATACGAACCAATTCAAAATGAAAAAGAGTTTGAAGGTGAGTTAACTAGTTTTGATGGAGAAACAGTTGTTGTAACGGTGATGATTAAGACTCGTAAAAAAGTAATAGAAATCCCTTACAATAAAATAGCCTTAGCAAGATTAGCGATTAGTTTCTCTTAA
- the nusA gene encoding transcription termination factor NusA, producing MSSELLDALIILEKEKGISKDIIIEAIEAALISAYKRNFNQAQNVRVDFNQTTGSIRVFARKEVVDEVFDPRLEISLQEARIIDPNYDIGDVIELEVTPKNFGRIAAQTAKQVVTQRVREAERGVIYSEFIDREEDIMTGIVQRVDSKNIYVGLGKIEAILTPSEQMPNESYKPHDRIKVFLTKVEKTTKGPQIFVSRTHPGLLKRLFELEVPEIYDGTVEIKSVAREAGDRSKISVHSDNTEVDPVGSCVGPKGQRVQAVVNELKGEKIDIVRWSDDPVVFVANALSPSKVLDVIVHEEEKATTVVVPDYQLSLAIGKRGQNARLAAKLTGWKIDIKSESEATEQGIFPRDEDLPLFTSRDQDDDDDLYDSQDEF from the coding sequence ATGAGTAGTGAGTTGTTAGATGCCTTAATTATTTTAGAAAAGGAAAAAGGTATCAGCAAAGATATTATAATTGAGGCGATTGAAGCTGCGCTCATATCAGCTTATAAGCGTAATTTTAACCAGGCTCAAAATGTACGTGTTGATTTTAATCAAACAACAGGTAGCATAAGAGTGTTTGCGCGTAAAGAAGTTGTAGATGAGGTATTTGATCCAAGGTTAGAGATATCATTGCAAGAGGCAAGAATTATTGACCCTAACTATGATATTGGTGATGTGATTGAGTTAGAAGTAACTCCAAAGAACTTTGGACGAATTGCAGCTCAAACAGCTAAGCAAGTTGTCACACAAAGAGTTCGCGAGGCTGAACGTGGTGTCATATATTCTGAATTCATTGATCGTGAAGAGGATATAATGACGGGTATCGTGCAACGTGTAGATTCCAAAAATATTTACGTTGGACTAGGTAAAATTGAAGCTATATTAACTCCGAGCGAGCAAATGCCTAATGAGAGCTACAAACCTCACGATCGTATAAAAGTGTTTTTGACAAAAGTTGAGAAGACAACAAAAGGGCCACAAATATTTGTATCACGCACACATCCAGGCTTATTAAAACGACTTTTTGAGCTGGAAGTGCCTGAAATTTACGATGGTACTGTTGAAATTAAGTCAGTTGCTCGTGAAGCTGGAGATCGTTCTAAAATATCAGTTCATTCCGATAATACAGAAGTAGATCCAGTAGGTTCCTGTGTTGGCCCAAAAGGACAAAGAGTGCAGGCTGTAGTTAATGAGCTAAAAGGTGAAAAGATTGACATTGTTCGTTGGTCTGATGATCCAGTTGTTTTTGTGGCAAATGCTCTTAGTCCTTCTAAAGTTCTTGATGTAATAGTCCATGAAGAAGAAAAAGCGACAACTGTTGTTGTTCCTGACTACCAACTTTCATTAGCAATTGGAAAACGAGGGCAAAATGCAAGATTAGCGGCCAAATTAACGGGCTGGAAAATTGATATTAAGAGTGAATCTGAAGCTACAGAACAGGGGATCTTTCCGCGTGATGAAGACTTACCTTTATTTACGAGTAGAGATCAAGACGATGATGACGATTTATATGACTCACAGGATGAATTCTAA
- the rnpM gene encoding RNase P modulator RnpM produces the protein MAIKKVPLRKCVASGEMKVKKDLLRIVRSKEGEVSIDPTGKKNGRGAYLSKDPDIVLQAKKKNILSQHLNTHVDASLYDEILEYLSKEK, from the coding sequence ATGGCCATAAAGAAAGTTCCATTGCGTAAATGTGTTGCAAGCGGTGAAATGAAAGTAAAAAAAGATCTTTTGCGAATTGTTCGTTCAAAAGAAGGGGAAGTCTCTATAGATCCTACTGGTAAAAAAAATGGCCGAGGTGCTTATTTATCAAAGGACCCCGACATCGTACTTCAAGCAAAAAAGAAAAATATTTTGTCTCAGCATCTAAACACTCATGTAGACGCATCTTTATACGATGAAATATTAGAGTACTTGTCAAAGGAGAAGTAA
- a CDS encoding YlxQ family RNA-binding protein has translation MNNDKWKFLLGLANRAGKVLSGEELVLKEVRSGRAKIVLLSEDASQNTTKKITDKCNYYSIPVKKVKDRYTLGQAIGKEARVVVAVSDNGFATKLTVLLDE, from the coding sequence GTGAATAATGATAAATGGAAGTTTTTATTAGGGTTAGCGAATCGAGCAGGTAAAGTTCTGTCGGGTGAAGAGCTTGTTTTAAAGGAAGTTCGATCAGGGCGTGCTAAGATTGTGTTATTATCAGAAGATGCATCTCAAAACACAACAAAAAAAATTACTGACAAATGTAACTACTACAGCATACCTGTGAAAAAGGTAAAGGACCGTTACACTCTTGGGCAAGCAATTGGTAAAGAGGCTAGAGTAGTGGTTGCTGTTTCGGATAATGGCTTCGCTACGAAGCTAACTGTTCTGCTCGATGAATAA
- the infB gene encoding translation initiation factor IF-2, giving the protein MSKMRVYEYAKKHNISSKEVISKLKEMEIEVSNHMATLEDQTVEQLDKQMNSKKDNQSIKPNQQTTVKKKTSEVLEEDEDVVTTKVEKIKTVAKAKETKKHDVQTQHIEKKVFNNNNSNKKKKKGKQKGHSHQYQAPQAQAKKKELPSEITFIGSLTVAELASKLNKEPAEIIKKLFLLGIMATINQDLDKDTIELIASEYGVEVKEEFIVDETDLDTYIDEENDENLQIRPAVVTIMGHVDHGKTTLLDSIRHTKVTEGEAGGITQHIGAYQVEVNNKKITFLDTPGHAAFTTMRARGAKVTDITILVVAADDGVMPQTKEAISHAKAAGVPIIVAVNKMDKPTANPDRVMQELVEFNLVPESWGGDTIFVMLSALTGEGIDELLEMILLVSEVEEFKANPNRNAIGTVIEAELDKGRGSVATLLVQNGTLRVGDPIVVGNTFGRVRAMVNDVGRRVKEVGPSTPVEITGLNDVPQAGDRFVVFDDEKRARQIGEARAQKQLEEQRGEKSRISLDELFEQIKQGDIKEINLIVKADVQGSVEALAAALMKIDVEGAKVKIIHTGVGAITESDIILASASNAIVIGFNVRPDGGAKRTAEVEKVDIRLHRIIYKVIEEIEAAMKGMLDPEFQEKIIGQAEVRQTFKVSKVGTIAGSYVIDGKISRDSGIRLIRDGVVIFEGEIDALKRFKDDAKEVAQGYECGITIRNFNDLKEGDIVEAYIMEEIERK; this is encoded by the coding sequence ATGAGTAAAATGCGTGTGTACGAATATGCAAAAAAACATAACATTTCTAGTAAAGAGGTAATCTCTAAGCTTAAGGAGATGGAAATAGAGGTATCAAATCATATGGCAACATTAGAAGATCAAACAGTTGAGCAATTAGACAAACAAATGAATTCGAAGAAAGATAATCAATCTATAAAGCCCAATCAACAAACGACTGTTAAAAAGAAGACATCAGAGGTTCTTGAAGAGGATGAAGATGTTGTAACAACAAAAGTTGAAAAGATCAAGACAGTCGCAAAAGCGAAAGAAACAAAGAAACATGATGTTCAAACACAGCATATTGAAAAGAAAGTGTTTAATAATAACAACTCAAATAAAAAGAAGAAAAAAGGTAAGCAAAAAGGTCATTCTCACCAATACCAAGCTCCTCAAGCTCAGGCGAAAAAGAAGGAGCTGCCTTCTGAAATTACCTTCATTGGTTCCTTAACTGTTGCAGAATTGGCTTCTAAATTGAACAAAGAACCTGCAGAGATTATCAAAAAACTATTCTTACTTGGTATTATGGCAACAATTAATCAAGATTTAGATAAAGACACAATTGAATTAATTGCAAGTGAATATGGTGTCGAAGTTAAAGAAGAGTTTATCGTAGATGAAACAGATCTAGACACTTATATTGATGAAGAAAATGATGAAAATCTCCAAATTCGTCCAGCAGTTGTTACAATAATGGGTCACGTTGACCACGGTAAAACGACGTTACTTGATTCTATTCGTCATACAAAAGTAACAGAAGGAGAAGCTGGCGGTATTACACAACATATCGGAGCTTACCAAGTAGAGGTTAACAATAAAAAAATTACTTTCTTAGATACACCTGGGCATGCTGCTTTTACGACAATGCGTGCACGTGGTGCGAAGGTTACTGATATTACGATCTTAGTAGTAGCTGCAGACGATGGTGTTATGCCACAGACGAAAGAAGCTATATCACATGCTAAAGCAGCTGGCGTTCCTATCATCGTAGCTGTAAATAAAATGGATAAGCCAACTGCTAATCCAGACCGTGTTATGCAGGAGTTAGTGGAATTCAACCTAGTTCCAGAATCATGGGGTGGCGACACAATTTTTGTCATGTTATCAGCATTAACTGGCGAAGGAATTGACGAATTACTTGAAATGATTCTACTCGTAAGTGAAGTAGAAGAGTTTAAAGCTAATCCAAATCGTAATGCGATTGGAACAGTAATTGAAGCTGAACTGGACAAAGGTCGTGGATCAGTTGCTACACTGCTCGTGCAAAATGGGACGTTGCGAGTTGGAGACCCAATCGTAGTCGGTAACACGTTTGGTCGTGTTCGGGCAATGGTAAATGATGTAGGACGCCGTGTGAAAGAAGTTGGTCCTTCTACACCAGTTGAAATTACAGGTTTGAATGATGTACCTCAAGCAGGTGATCGCTTTGTTGTGTTTGATGATGAGAAGCGTGCTCGTCAAATTGGGGAAGCGAGAGCTCAAAAGCAGCTAGAAGAACAACGTGGAGAAAAATCAAGAATTAGCTTAGATGAGTTATTTGAGCAAATTAAACAAGGTGATATTAAAGAAATAAATCTTATCGTTAAAGCAGACGTTCAAGGATCAGTTGAAGCACTTGCAGCTGCCTTAATGAAAATTGATGTTGAAGGTGCAAAAGTAAAAATTATTCACACTGGTGTTGGCGCTATTACTGAGTCAGATATTATTTTAGCGTCTGCATCCAATGCAATTGTCATTGGATTTAACGTTCGCCCTGATGGTGGTGCTAAACGTACAGCTGAAGTGGAAAAGGTTGATATTCGTTTACACCGCATTATATATAAAGTAATTGAAGAAATTGAAGCAGCTATGAAAGGAATGCTTGATCCTGAATTCCAAGAAAAAATAATTGGGCAAGCAGAGGTTCGTCAAACATTTAAAGTGTCTAAAGTTGGTACAATTGCGGGAAGCTATGTAATAGACGGGAAAATTTCCCGTGATAGTGGTATTCGCTTAATTCGAGATGGCGTAGTCATTTTTGAAGGTGAAATTGATGCTCTAAAACGCTTTAAAGACGATGCTAAAGAAGTAGCGCAAGGTTATGAGTGTGGAATTACAATAAGAAACTTTAATGATCTTAAAGAAGGCGACATTGTTGAAGCCTATATCATGGAGGAAATCGAGCGTAAATGA
- a CDS encoding DUF503 domain-containing protein encodes MIGYVECECVIYNAHSLKEKRAVLQRIITRLKQRYNVAVSELNHQDVWQRTTIAIVTTASSKVACEKELQRALSLIDSFPEIERTVTTSEWF; translated from the coding sequence ATGATCGGTTATGTCGAGTGTGAGTGTGTCATATATAACGCACACTCCTTAAAAGAGAAACGTGCTGTGTTGCAGCGAATTATTACTCGCTTAAAGCAACGTTACAATGTAGCTGTGTCAGAGCTAAATCACCAGGACGTGTGGCAACGTACAACAATTGCAATTGTTACGACAGCTTCATCGAAAGTGGCTTGTGAAAAGGAACTGCAGCGTGCTCTTTCTTTAATTGACTCTTTTCCGGAAATTGAGCGCACCGTAACCACATCAGAATGGTTTTAA
- the rbfA gene encoding 30S ribosome-binding factor RbfA — translation MSLRANRVAEQMKKEIGDIIGKKIKDPRIGFMTVTDVRVSGDLQIAKVYISVLGDEEQRQNTLKGLAKAKGFIRSEVGSRIRLRKTPEILFEIDESIDYGNRIETLLHEINDQSSEKQD, via the coding sequence ATGAGTCTTCGTGCTAATAGAGTAGCAGAGCAGATGAAAAAGGAAATTGGAGATATCATTGGCAAAAAAATTAAAGATCCAAGAATTGGGTTTATGACTGTAACAGATGTACGTGTATCAGGCGACTTGCAAATCGCAAAGGTTTATATTTCAGTCCTTGGTGATGAAGAACAACGTCAAAATACACTAAAAGGACTAGCGAAAGCAAAAGGCTTCATTCGATCTGAAGTTGGTTCGCGCATTCGCCTTAGAAAAACGCCTGAAATTTTGTTTGAGATAGATGAGTCTATTGATTATGGTAATCGTATAGAAACGTTGTTACACGAAATAAATGATCAGTCTTCTGAAAAGCAAGACTGA
- the truB gene encoding tRNA pseudouridine(55) synthase TruB: protein MEGVLILNKPAGMTSHDCVYRMRKYARTKKVGHTGTLDPEVTGVLPICIGRATKIVDLLTADNKVYEGKVTLGISTTTEDQTGEIVDKKAIDKSISYDDIAQVFNELTGTIEQIPPMYSAVKVNGKKLYEYARKGIEVERPSRQVTIHSFEILDNFDELPLGETVTFSFRVHASKGTYVRTLAVMVGEKLGYPAHMSQLTRIKSGEFSIEQSITLQEAEQLSENGMLQEKLISIEDALFYLPKWHLHGTLQSKVKNGAVLSVPAQFEHIEEDQPLQMLDEAGNLLALYIKHPTKPGLLKPLKVLRNN, encoded by the coding sequence ATGGAAGGCGTATTAATTTTGAACAAGCCTGCAGGGATGACGTCACATGATTGTGTGTACAGGATGCGTAAGTATGCTAGAACAAAGAAGGTAGGACACACTGGAACTTTAGATCCAGAAGTAACAGGTGTGTTGCCTATTTGTATTGGACGAGCTACGAAGATAGTTGATTTACTAACCGCTGACAATAAGGTATATGAGGGTAAGGTTACCCTTGGGATTTCAACAACCACGGAAGACCAGACAGGTGAAATCGTAGACAAGAAAGCAATTGATAAGAGTATATCTTATGATGATATTGCACAAGTTTTCAATGAGCTAACTGGTACAATAGAACAAATACCCCCTATGTATTCTGCTGTTAAAGTAAATGGTAAAAAGTTATATGAATATGCAAGGAAGGGCATTGAGGTTGAAAGACCATCACGTCAGGTGACTATTCACTCGTTTGAAATTTTAGATAATTTTGATGAGCTACCGTTAGGTGAAACGGTCACGTTCTCGTTTCGTGTTCATGCTAGTAAAGGAACATACGTAAGAACTTTGGCGGTTATGGTTGGAGAAAAGTTAGGTTATCCAGCCCACATGTCTCAATTAACAAGGATAAAATCTGGAGAATTTTCCATTGAGCAAAGTATCACACTTCAAGAAGCAGAGCAGCTTTCTGAAAATGGTATGTTGCAAGAGAAATTAATCTCTATTGAAGATGCTCTTTTTTATTTGCCGAAATGGCATTTGCATGGTACATTACAATCGAAAGTAAAAAATGGTGCAGTTCTATCAGTACCTGCCCAATTTGAGCACATAGAAGAAGATCAACCATTACAAATGTTAGATGAAGCAGGTAACTTATTAGCATTATATATTAAGCACCCTACAAAACCAGGTTTACTGAAACCTCTTAAAGTACTTCGCAATAACTGA